A single genomic interval of Deinococcus fonticola harbors:
- a CDS encoding ABC transporter ATP-binding protein, whose product MTPNLLEVVDLHTRYGRVEALSGVSITVPQGHIVSVIGANGAGKTTLMNSIMGVLPSQGQLRYGGHDIQNMSLETRVQQGICLVPERRDLFASMTVADNLMLGAYSRRSKPWKADLADVYRRFPRLLERRAQLAGTLSGGEQQMLAIGRALMAKPKLLLLDEPSLGLAPLIVRDILLMVKHLRDEGLTVLLVEQNARASLAISDEAYVLETGQVKMSGPAAELARNEELSASYLGG is encoded by the coding sequence ATGACCCCCAACCTGCTTGAAGTCGTTGACCTGCACACCCGTTACGGGCGGGTGGAAGCCCTCAGCGGCGTCAGCATCACCGTACCGCAGGGCCACATCGTCAGCGTGATCGGCGCGAATGGCGCGGGCAAAACCACCCTCATGAACTCGATCATGGGCGTGCTGCCTTCGCAGGGGCAGCTCCGGTATGGCGGCCACGACATCCAGAACATGAGCCTGGAAACCCGCGTGCAACAGGGTATCTGCCTGGTGCCGGAACGCCGCGACCTGTTCGCCAGCATGACGGTGGCCGACAACCTGATGCTCGGCGCCTACAGCCGCCGCAGCAAACCCTGGAAAGCGGATCTGGCGGATGTCTACCGCCGCTTTCCGCGCCTGCTGGAACGCCGTGCGCAACTTGCGGGTACGCTCTCGGGCGGGGAGCAGCAGATGCTCGCTATCGGCCGCGCCCTGATGGCTAAACCCAAGCTGCTGCTGCTGGACGAACCCAGTCTGGGGCTTGCTCCGCTGATCGTGCGCGACATTCTCTTGATGGTCAAGCACCTGCGCGACGAGGGGCTCACGGTACTTCTGGTCGAGCAGAACGCCCGCGCCAGCCTGGCCATCAGCGACGAGGCCTACGTATTGGAAACCGGGCAGGTCAAGATGAGCGGCCCCGCCGCCGAACTTGCCCGCAACGAGGAACTTTCCGCCAGTTATCTCGGCGGGTAA